The following are encoded together in the Azospirillum lipoferum 4B genome:
- a CDS encoding HupE/UreJ family protein, with translation MTTVTGAFGNGLTTPVWVLQHLLGILGIGLWAGQAGGTAVWQVPAAAVTAALAAGFAAQMGLRLPYAGSGLAASLIVIGALVALGVRAPAVLAVLVAAVAAVFHGHAHQGPPLYWAGFAAGLMLVACGGLGLSIAVTQAESERAVRVCGGAVAVAGVLDLVGVI, from the coding sequence ATGACGACGGTGACGGGGGCCTTCGGCAACGGACTGACCACGCCGGTGTGGGTGCTGCAGCATCTGCTGGGCATCCTCGGCATCGGCCTATGGGCGGGACAGGCCGGCGGCACCGCGGTCTGGCAGGTGCCGGCCGCCGCCGTGACCGCGGCGCTGGCGGCGGGCTTCGCCGCGCAGATGGGGCTGCGGCTGCCCTATGCCGGGTCGGGGCTGGCGGCTTCGCTGATCGTGATCGGAGCGCTGGTGGCGCTGGGGGTGCGGGCGCCGGCCGTGCTGGCGGTTCTGGTCGCCGCGGTCGCCGCGGTGTTCCACGGCCACGCCCACCAGGGGCCGCCGCTCTACTGGGCCGGCTTCGCCGCCGGGCTGATGCTGGTGGCCTGCGGCGGGCTCGGCCTGTCGATCGCGGTGACGCAGGCCGAGTCGGAGCGGGCGGTGCGCGTGTGTGGCGGTGCGGTAGCAGTAGCGGGCGTTCTCGACCTCGTCGGCGTGATTTGA
- a CDS encoding TAXI family TRAP transporter solute-binding subunit gives MPRAAAKACLTPPGLPSPGLRTHSDAAQSACRLTRRHLLGRLLGGLALPPLLASAGGLALGGGQPAAAQDLRYFRIGTGTTAGTYFPIGGLIANAISNPPGSRPCAKGGSCGIPGLIVVAQASNGSVDNVEMLRAGTVEAGFAQADVAFWAYSGTGSFTGKRPFAELRSLGMLYAEAIQIVVRSDGFIDRMADLKGRSISLGEEGSGTLVEARLILDAYGLSETTITPHYLKPGMAADRLAKGELDGFFMVGGYPVSAVADVAARVPIRLVPLDGEPAARLLRTQRFYIEDEIPANAYPGSAPTPTLSLGAELLTRADRDPDLIHGIVRALWHENTRRVLADGHPQGRNFDPARAVANVSVPLHPGAERYYREVGLLGNAANEENRAPAPPPETGAGTGDKAARDKPAGEKTAR, from the coding sequence GTGCCCCGCGCAGCCGCCAAAGCCTGCCTTACCCCGCCGGGGCTCCCATCGCCGGGGCTTCGGACGCATTCCGATGCCGCCCAATCGGCCTGCCGACTGACCCGCCGGCACCTGCTGGGCCGCCTGCTGGGCGGGCTGGCGCTGCCGCCGCTGCTGGCCTCCGCCGGCGGTCTGGCGTTGGGAGGCGGACAGCCGGCGGCGGCGCAGGACCTGCGCTATTTCCGCATCGGCACCGGCACCACCGCCGGCACCTATTTCCCGATCGGCGGGCTGATCGCCAACGCCATCTCCAACCCGCCGGGGTCCCGGCCCTGCGCCAAGGGCGGAAGCTGCGGCATCCCCGGTCTGATCGTGGTGGCACAGGCCAGCAACGGTTCGGTCGACAATGTCGAGATGCTGCGCGCCGGCACGGTGGAGGCCGGCTTCGCCCAGGCCGACGTCGCCTTCTGGGCCTACAGCGGCACCGGCAGCTTCACCGGCAAGCGCCCCTTCGCGGAGCTGCGCTCGCTCGGCATGCTCTATGCGGAAGCGATCCAGATCGTCGTCCGCTCCGACGGCTTCATCGACCGCATGGCCGACCTGAAGGGCCGCAGCATCTCATTGGGCGAGGAAGGGTCGGGCACGCTGGTGGAGGCGCGACTGATCCTGGATGCCTACGGCCTGTCGGAAACGACGATCACCCCCCACTACCTCAAGCCCGGCATGGCGGCCGACCGGCTGGCGAAGGGGGAACTGGACGGCTTCTTCATGGTCGGCGGCTATCCGGTGTCGGCGGTCGCGGACGTGGCGGCGCGCGTGCCGATCCGGCTGGTGCCGCTGGATGGCGAGCCGGCCGCCCGGCTGCTGCGGACCCAGCGCTTCTATATCGAAGACGAAATCCCCGCCAACGCCTATCCCGGCAGCGCCCCCACCCCGACGCTGAGCCTGGGGGCGGAGCTGCTGACCCGCGCCGACCGCGACCCGGACCTGATCCATGGCATCGTCCGCGCGCTGTGGCACGAGAACACCCGCCGCGTTCTTGCCGACGGGCATCCGCAGGGCCGCAATTTCGACCCCGCCCGCGCGGTCGCCAACGTCTCGGTCCCCCTGCATCCGGGGGCGGAGCGCTATTACCGGGAGGTCGGCCTGCTGGGCAATGCCGCCAACGAGGAGAACCGCGCCCCCGCACCCCCGCCCGAGACCGGCGCCGGTACCGGCGACAAAGCCGCCAGAGACAAGCCGGCCGGGGAGAAGACGGCACGCTGA